Proteins from one Cryptomeria japonica chromosome 4, Sugi_1.0, whole genome shotgun sequence genomic window:
- the LOC131874789 gene encoding disease resistance protein RUN1-like — MECDPLTAVAPCESSKQYDVFINHRGCDVKHNLAIGLHGSFQEANIDAYLDIKDNELGDSIPSNIKNAILSASVHVAIFSARYAQSAWCLAELTLMLQTGATIIPVFYNVKPSVLRHKLRRSYRKAFSRFREKGRYLNQLEEWKGSLEAVSYYMGEEVIWKPNLDTNELRNCLVFKVEKLLVKRSVHLELERTVQEKRNVPLQVARYKVGLNGLIEDFKKSWCQKSQERNGFFGIYGSGGSGKTTLAKEFFNRNFSDYERSSFLFNVRETSDNGKLASLQNKLLTDLFPTWNQKITSIEEGRILLKYSLQNLSSFIVVIDDVDDPRQLNALVPFYNLNNRSLVIVTAREKCVLTEADISVHYKIKRMKPQHGRELFSYYAFDRPDPPIEYFDLVSRFVEKCQGLPLSIQVLGCHVSHRSKNSWMLELENVRKTLDIKGLLQLCYDTLEEEEKEIFLDIACLFIEKSVKIAKRLWKAKGWDAERALQTLENKCFVDVVPQGFDEEPPTDVFRMHHELRQLGTEMARERQICRPWRQNDKLLVLNNFKKVLQIKDESFRCLNSIRDMSITYFLEKSRASSALQWIEFNGKSIPSWIPLQNLEGLSITAAGIPKRWWQEHKQGPQNLKELLCEFTELHCTEKEVLKKNWNKYSMSLGMLSGLESLILKLKSKGKRTDIEVEWSSFLESVIEPASLVTLGLFGCCIKGNIHLNSSRQPADTTFLGCLETITLNNLRNTSKVSIIGNYCPILKCLKIESMEALVEVNLEGLERLKCLKVFECHKLKKLLGSGMLKLEMLSIESCSELETLLNLQGLRSLKRIRIMFCEVLQAINGMKCLSSVEDVTITGCSALSNLTGIEELKRLRGMILSGGSMWKCVSGFESLPSEFTVVMGRPAMSSLNEDGICKVISTADSHDRFESRREGYQKLRSLQKSQQSFGAIILCAIVVSKSPAYMDRQPQFGGTVPLSWGSDEKLVYTIVVTDPNETSIVSNGIPSYCWMPTFELINRRGCLHPEVRGRIVEGFIIGLNKGRECETLPILKRLTGQLYTAEVVTDTDTDYDSDWGDNS; from the exons ATGGAGTGCGATCCATTGACTGCTGTTGCACCATGTGAATCCTCAAAACAGTATGATGTATTCATTAACCACAGAGGATGTGATGTAAAACATAATCTGGCCATCGGCCTTCACGGATCATTTCaggaagctaacattgatgcatatCTAGATATTAAAGATAATGAGCTTGGAGATTCAATTCCTTCCAACATAAAGAACGCCATACTCTCTGCTTCAgttcatgtagcaattttctcagCAAGATATGCGCAGTCTGCATGGTGTTTAGCTGAGTTAACTCTGATGTTACAAACCGGGGCTACAATTATTCCGGTATTTTATAATGTCAAGCCTTCAGTTCTCCGCCATAAGCTACGAAGATCATACCGAAAGGCATTTTCCAGATTCCGAGAGAAAGGTAGATATCTCAATCAGTTAGAAGAGTGGAAGGGATCACTCGAAGCTGTTTCGTACTACATGGGCGAGGAGGTCATCTGGAAACCCAATCT TGATACAAATGAGCTTCGTAATTGCCTTGTGTTCAAAGTAGAGAAACTCTTGGTAAAGAGGAGCGTTCATTTAGAGCTTGAAAGAACTGTGCAGGAAAAGAGAAATGTTCCTTTACAGGTTGCAAGATATAAGGTGGGTCTCAATGGGCTTATAGAAGATTTTAAAAAGAGTTGGTGTCAAAAGAGCCAGGAGAGGAATGGGTTTTTTGGCATTTATGGCAGCGGAGGTTCTGGAAAAACCACCTTAGCGAAAGAATTTTTCAATCGCAATTTTTCAGACTATGAGCGATCAAGTTTTCTGTTCAATGTTCGTGAAACATCTGATAATGGTAAACTCGCTTCTTTGCAAAATAAGCTCCTCACAGATCTGTTCCCTACTTGGAATCAGAAAATTACTAGTATAGAAGAAGGAAGAATCCTCCTCAAGTATAGTCTTCAAAATTTGAGTTCCTTCATTGTGGTGATAGATGATGTTGATGACCCGAGACAATTAAATGCACTAGTACCCTTCTATAACTTAAATAACAGGAGTTTAGTAATTGTCACAGCCCGTGAAAAGTGCGTTTTGACAGAGGCCGATATTAGTGTTCATTATAAGATTAAACGAATGAAACCACAGCATGGCAGAGAGCTCTTTTCATATTATGCATTTGACAGGCCAGATCCACcaattgaatattttgatttaGTAAGCCGTTTTGTGGAAAAATGTCAAGGTTTGCCTTTGTCTATTCAAGTTTTGGGCTGTCATGTTTCTCATAGGAGCAAGAATAGTTGGATGCTAGAATTAGAAAACGTCAGAAAGACATTGGATATAAAAGGTTTACTTCAATTATGCTATGATACTCTGGAAGAGGAGGAAAAGGAGATCTTCCTAGATATAGCATGCCTTTTCATAGAGAAAAGCGTAAAAATAGCCAAGAGATTATGGAAGGCTAAGGGATGGGATGCTGAACGTGCACTTCAGACCCTGGAAAACAAATGTTTTGTTGACGTGGTGCCGCAAGGTTTTGATGAAGAGCCACCCACTGATGTTTTCAGAATGCATCATGAACTCCGTCAGTTGGGAACAGAAATGGCTCGTGAAAGACAGATTTGTCGGCCGTGGCGTCAAAATGATAAACTTTTG GTTTTAAACAACTTCAAAAAAGTTCTTCAAATCAAAGATGAAAGCTTTAGATGTCTCAATTCCATTCGGGATATGTCTATTACATATTTTCTGGAGAAATCAAGGGCATCATCTGCTTTACAATGGATTGAGTTCAACGGCAAATCCATTCCTTCATGGATTCCTCTCCAAAATTTGGAGGGTTTAAGCATTACAGCAGCAGGGATACCCAAGAGATGGTGGCAGGAACATAAACAG GGCCCTCAGAATCTGAAAGAGCTGCTTTGCGAGTTTACAGAGCTTCATTGCACGGAGAAAGAAGTTCTTAAGAAAAACTGGAACAAGTATTCGATGTCCTTAGGAATGTTAAGTGGACTAGAAAGTCTTATCCTAAAATTAAAGtcaaaaggaaaaaggacagaCATTGAAGTTGAATGGAGTTCCTTCCTAGAGTCAGTCATAGAACCAGCCAGTCTTGTAACCTTGGGTTTGTTTGGTTGCTGTATAAAAGGGAATATACATTTAAACAGTAGTAGGCAGCCAGCTGATACTACTTTTCTGGGATGTCTTGAAACCATAACTCTAAATAATTTGAGGAACACATCCAAGGTTTCAATTATTGGAAATTATTGCCCCATACTTAAATGTcttaagattgaatcaatggaagCTCTAGTTGAGGTGAATTTAGAAGGGTTAGAAAGATTGAAATGCCTGAAGGTGTTCGAGTGTCATAAATTGAAAAAACTATTGGGCAGTGGTATGCTGAAACTTGAAATGTTAAGCATAGAATCCTGTTCCGAGTTAGAAACTTTACTAAATCTTCAAGGTTTGAGATCCCTGAagaggattaggattatgttttgTGAGGTGTTGCAAGCTATCAATGGTATGAAATGTTTGAGTTCCGTGGAAGATGTTACCATTACGGGCTGTTCGGCGCTGTCTAACTTAACAGGTATTGAAGAATTGAAGCGACTGAGGGGAATGATACTTTCAGGCGGTTCTATGTGGAAATGTGTTAGTGGCTTCGAG AGCCTGCCGTCAGAGTTTACCGTTGTAATGGGGCGGCCAGCCATGTCAtcattgaatgaagatggaattTGCAAGGTAATTTCTACAGCGGATTCTCACGATAGATTTGAGTCTAGAAGAGAAGGGTACCAGAAGCTCCGGTCATTACAGAAATCTCAACAGTCATTCGGTGCTATCATCTTATGCGCTATAGTTGTCAGTAAATCTCCAGCATATATGGACAGACAACCTCAGTTCGGGGGAACAGTACCTCTCAGTTGGGGAAGTGATGAAAAGTTGGTATATACCATTGTGGTTACTGACCCAAATGAAACATCCATTGTCTCAAATGGTATTCCAAGTTACTGTTGGATGCCAACATTTGAATTAATAAACAGACGGGGGTGCTTGCATCCTGAGGTGAGAGGAAGAATAGTGGAGGGTTTTATAATAGGATTGAACAAAGGCCGTGAATGCGAAACATTACCAATATTGAAAAGACTAACTGGTCAGCTATATACAGCTGAGGTTGTAACTGATACTGATACTGATTATGATTCTGATTGGGGGGATAACTCATAA